In Flavobacterium hankyongi, the genomic window TTTGGTGTATAAAAAAAATTAGAATTGATTAATTGTTTGACGTATTGCTACCAGTTTCTTCATTAAATCTTCAAAATAATCCAAATGAAGCATATTGGCACCATCACTTTTTGCATTTGCAGGATCAAAGTGAGTTTCGATGAATATTCCATCAACACCCACAGCAATTCCGGCTTTTGCAATAGTTTCAATCATATCAGGACGACCTCCAGTTACACCAGCCATTTGATTAGGTTGTTGTAATGAATGGGTTACGTCTAATACAGTTGTTGCAAGGTTTTGCATTGTTGGAATTCCTCTAAAATCCACAATCATATCTTGATATCCAAACATAGTCCCTCTATCGGTAACCATTACATTTTCGTTTTGGCAATCCAATACTTTTTGTACTGCGTGTTTCATGCTCTCTGGACTCATGAATTGTCCTTTTTTCAGATTCACGGTTTTTCCCGTATTTGCAGCTGCTACAACTAAATCAGTCTGACGAACAAGAAATGCAGGAATTTGTAAAACATCTACATACTCAGCAGCTATTGCCGCATCTTCGTTAGTATGTATATCTGTTACAGTTGGAATACCAAATTCTTTTCCAACTTTTTGTAATATTTTTAATGCTTTTTCATCACCAATACCTGAAAAGCTGTCAATTCTTGAGCGATTTGCTTTTTTGAATGATCCTTTAAAAACATAAGGTATTTTAAGATCATTGGTAATTCCAACAAGTTTTTCGGCAATACGCATAGCCATTTCTTCGCCTTCTATAGCACAAGGTCCAGCTAGTATAAAAAAGTTCCCACTATCTAAATGCTTGATGTTAGGGATGTTGTGTAAGTTCATTGTGTTTTAAATTTTTTGCAAATATACCAATAATTTTTGTTGATAATCAGTCTTTAAACTTCTTTTAAGATTAATGCATTGCATCAGATATATCAACTTTGTTTTTTGAGCGTTTGATGAGTAAAACAATAGGGATACAGCATAAAAACATAATGCCTAATGCCATGAAAATATCCATATAAGCCAATACCGTACTTTGTTTTAAAATAGATAAATCAAATAACTGATAGGCTTTTTGCATTGCTTCATTTGCACTGAATCCTTTTGAACGGAACATTCTTTTCATAGCGTTTAAACGCTCTTGTACTTCAAATTTACTACCATCAAGATTAGCGATTAAATCGACACGATGTTTTTGTGAAAAACGTGTTATGAACGTAGTAATAATTGCAATACCAAACGAACCTCCCAACTGTCTGAACATTCCTGTAAAAGCAGCTCCTTCACCAATATGTTTTCCTTTTAGAGTTGAAAGCGAAAGCGTGGTAATTGGTACAAATAATAATCCTAAGCCAATTCCTCTTAAGATTAATGGCCAATAAAAATGTTCAACGCCAGTATCTGGTGTCATTACGTTATGCATCCAAAAGGTAAAGAAGAAGAATACCAGGAATCCAACTGAAATCATATACGACTGTGGAATTCCTTTCTGAATCATTTTACCTACGAATGGCATTAATATAGCAGTTGTGATTGATCCTGGAATTAAAAGCATACCGGCATCAAGCGCTGTCCAACCTAAAATTTGTTGTGTATAAATTGGAATAATCAATGTTGAACCATATAATCCGAAACCTAAGATGAATCCCATCAATATACCAATACGCAAGTTTCCATCTTTTAAAACACTTAAATTAACAATTGGATATTTGTATGTTAATTCCCTCCAAATGAAGGCTAATAAGCCTAAGAAAGAGACAGTGCTCAAAATTATAATGGTAGAATTACTAAACCAATCGTCTTGCTGACCATGTTCTAATACGAATTGTAACGAGCCTATGAATGCTGATAAAAATATGATTCCCCACCAGTCAACTTGATTGGCTTTTAGCTTTTCACCATATTTTGGACTTCTAACAAATGTTAATGTCAAAAATGTAGCAATAATTCCCAATGGAATGTTGATGTAGAAGATATAAGGCCATGAAAAATTATCTACTAGATAACCTCCTAAAGGAGGTCCCAGTGTTGGTCCTACAATTACTCCCATACCATAAATTGCCTGTGCCATACTCCTTTTTTCTACTGGATAACTTTCGGTAATAATAGTTTGTGCAGTTACCAATAAGGCACCTCCACCAAGACCTTGTATGAAACGAAATGCTACCAGTTCCCAAATATTGGTTGCGTTACCACATAAAAATGAGGCTACAGTAAATACAATAATGGAAACAGCAAAATAATTTCTTCTTCCAAATTGTTGGGACAACCAACTTGTCATTGGTATTACGATTACGTTTGCAATTGCATAGGCAGTAATTACCCATGCTACATCGGTAAGAGTAGCGCCTAAACTTCCGCGCATATTGGTCAAGGCCACGTTTACAATGGTGGTATCTACAATTTCCAGTAAGGCACAAAGTACTGCCGTAATGGTAATAATGACTCTTCTAAAACCGTATTCGACTAAATCGTTGTCTGCTGTTGCTGCTGTTGCCATTTTCTTTTTTCTAAATGATACTTATGATTTTAGTCTGTGTTTTTTAAATTATTTGATGTGAACATCAACTTCAACATTCATACCTGGACGTAATAATTTTACTTTCTCATTAGCATTGTCTAAACTAATTTTAACTGGTAAACGTTGGATGGTTTTTACGAAGTTACCTGTAGCATTATCTGGAGGTAAAATCGAGAATTTCGAACCTGTTGCTGGAGAGAAAGAAGCTACTGTTCCTTCAAATTCTTCGTCAGGGAAAGCATCTGCTTTGATAGATACTTTTTGACCTACAACCATTTTGTTTAATTGCGTTTCTTTAAAGTTAGCAATTACCCAAGTTTCTTGATTATTTACAATATAGAATAATGATTGTCCTGGTTGGATCATTTGCCCTGGCTGAATAGCAATTTTAGATACTTGTCCATCTGTAGCAGCAGTAACAACTGTATAGTTTAAATTTAATTGAGCAGCATTTAATATTGCTTTAGCTCTTTCAATATTTGCAGCAGCTACTTCAGCTTGTTTAGAAGTTACATTTGATTTAGAAGCGGCAACTGTTTTTTGGTATGCACTTGCTCTTTGTTGATCTTGTAATATTTTTAACTGATTTTGTGCTTCTAATTTAGCTGCTTCAGCTTGTTCAAATTGTTGTTTTGTGATTGAATGATTTTTGTACAAATTAGCATAACGCTCGTAGTCGTTAGTTGCTCTTGTTAATCTGATTTTAGCATTTTCGATGCTTCCAACAGTCGATTGTACATTGGCATCAGATACAGAAACATTAGCTTGTGCAGTACCAATATCTGCTTTAGAAACCGCATAATTTTCTTGA contains:
- the kdsA gene encoding 3-deoxy-8-phosphooctulonate synthase; translation: MNLHNIPNIKHLDSGNFFILAGPCAIEGEEMAMRIAEKLVGITNDLKIPYVFKGSFKKANRSRIDSFSGIGDEKALKILQKVGKEFGIPTVTDIHTNEDAAIAAEYVDVLQIPAFLVRQTDLVVAAANTGKTVNLKKGQFMSPESMKHAVQKVLDCQNENVMVTDRGTMFGYQDMIVDFRGIPTMQNLATTVLDVTHSLQQPNQMAGVTGGRPDMIETIAKAGIAVGVDGIFIETHFDPANAKSDGANMLHLDYFEDLMKKLVAIRQTINQF
- a CDS encoding MDR family MFS transporter gives rise to the protein MATAATADNDLVEYGFRRVIITITAVLCALLEIVDTTIVNVALTNMRGSLGATLTDVAWVITAYAIANVIVIPMTSWLSQQFGRRNYFAVSIIVFTVASFLCGNATNIWELVAFRFIQGLGGGALLVTAQTIITESYPVEKRSMAQAIYGMGVIVGPTLGPPLGGYLVDNFSWPYIFYINIPLGIIATFLTLTFVRSPKYGEKLKANQVDWWGIIFLSAFIGSLQFVLEHGQQDDWFSNSTIIILSTVSFLGLLAFIWRELTYKYPIVNLSVLKDGNLRIGILMGFILGFGLYGSTLIIPIYTQQILGWTALDAGMLLIPGSITTAILMPFVGKMIQKGIPQSYMISVGFLVFFFFTFWMHNVMTPDTGVEHFYWPLILRGIGLGLLFVPITTLSLSTLKGKHIGEGAAFTGMFRQLGGSFGIAIITTFITRFSQKHRVDLIANLDGSKFEVQERLNAMKRMFRSKGFSANEAMQKAYQLFDLSILKQSTVLAYMDIFMALGIMFLCCIPIVLLIKRSKNKVDISDAMH
- a CDS encoding HlyD family secretion protein, translated to MKKKETNKKFILIFGILILLGGSYGVYKYMHSLAHETTDDAQVEKNMNPIIPRVGGYITKVYVKDNDFVKKGDTLFTIDNRDYVVKVEEAKAALIGAQENYAVSKADIGTAQANVSVSDANVQSTVGSIENAKIRLTRATNDYERYANLYKNHSITKQQFEQAEAAKLEAQNQLKILQDQQRASAYQKTVAASKSNVTSKQAEVAAANIERAKAILNAAQLNLNYTVVTAATDGQVSKIAIQPGQMIQPGQSLFYIVNNQETWVIANFKETQLNKMVVGQKVSIKADAFPDEEFEGTVASFSPATGSKFSILPPDNATGNFVKTIQRLPVKISLDNANEKVKLLRPGMNVEVDVHIK